From the genome of Astyanax mexicanus isolate ESR-SI-001 chromosome 3, AstMex3_surface, whole genome shotgun sequence:
ACCCCAATGAGTACCACTTACAAACAATTACATTACGTATATTAAATCGCAACAAAAGACAGACTTTCAAGGTAAATGAATCACATTGTGTTCATCATGCCATTCTATTCAcgtatgttttcagttttagccacatCGTCTCCGGTGTGCATATGCTGGTGTCTTTGTAGAGCACCCTGCtggttaaaactcttcccacagtccggacagtaatacggtttctctccagtgtgaatgcgctggtgtcgtatGAGATtattctgttgattaaaactcttcccacactctgagcagtaatatggtttcgcTCCAGTGTGAATGTACTGGTGTGTTTCAAAATTACTCTGGTTTCTGAAAtgttttccacagtctgaacagtaatatggtttttctccagtgtgaatgcgctggtgtctttggAGAGCaccctgttgagtaaaactcctcccacattctgagcagaaatacggtttctctcctgtgtgaatgcgctggtgtgatTTGAGATGATTCAGTTGATTGAATCTCatttcacagtctgagcagtgatacggtttctctcctgtgtgaatgtgctggtgctGTTGGAGAGTAATCTGctgagtaaaactcctcccacagtctgaacagtgaaatggtttctcaccagtgtgaacgcgctgatgTCGCTTGAGAGTACTCAG
Proteins encoded in this window:
- the LOC103042043 gene encoding zinc finger protein 501-like isoform X1 — its product is MESREISNTQPTSSPTPSRQMQNSTDKKQSFRCSDCGKSFTRQDNLQRHQSIHTGEKPYPCSECGSRFSQSRHLQRHQRVHTGEKPYYCPVCGKSFTAGSTLKEHQRIHTGEKLCQCSDCGKRFYQMGSLQRHQLIHTGGKPYYCLECGTSFTKHTHFKTHQRVHTGEKLYHCSDCGKSFMQLSTLKRHQRVHTGEKPFHCSDCGRSFTQQITLQQHQHIHTGEKPYHCSDCEMRFNQLNHLKSHQRIHTGEKPYFCSECGRSFTQQGALQRHQRIHTGEKPYYCSDCGKHFRNQSNFETHQYIHTGAKPYYCSECGKSFNQQNNLIRHQRIHTGEKPYYCPDCGKSFNQQGALQRHQHMHTGDDVAKTENIRE